From Pyrenophora tritici-repentis strain M4 chromosome 1, whole genome shotgun sequence, the proteins below share one genomic window:
- a CDS encoding phytanoyl-CoA dioxygenase family protein: protein MSPNIPSIPVSIAPTASELENGELGQRNLEIAIRALFRDGLVVLENMVDHAVLDRLNKKMVEDAYELQAREDSPFNYNKGNIQQDPPMTKEWFSKDIYVNPIVTHVTSTMLGPKPSLRFVSGNTALPPTASSPPASQPTHNDADFDHPSIPFALVVNVPLVTMTPENGSTEVWLGTHDGTTLADQEGEHGDRASGRIKKHLLDARREVRPPTQPVVKKGSIIIRDLRLWHGGKPNLTQTPRVMLAMIHFAPWYRNQMQVEFAEELEEELSLEKTGLRVAGTYVPSEQLLKNYLNRPYGNAYDFNQTEKIEGVF, encoded by the exons ATGTCTCCGAATATTCCGTCGATTCCCGTCTCCATTGCACCCACAGCATCCGAGCTGGAGAATGGTGAACTCGGACAACGCAATCTCGAGATAGCGATCCGAGCTCTCTTCCGTGACGGCCTTGTAGTGTTGGAAAACATGGTTGACCATGCAGTTCTGGATAGACTGAACAAGAAGATGGTCGAGGATGCCTACGAACTTCAGGCAAGGGAGGACAGTCCTTTCAATTACAACAAAGGCAACATTCAGCAGGATCCTCCCATGACTAAGGAATGGTTCAGCAAAGATATCTACGTCA ACCCAATCGTTACTCATGTCACATCCACTATGTTGGGCCCTAAGCCGTCGTTGCGCTTTGTGTCCGGAAATACTGCTCTACCTCCAACAGCGTCGTCGCCACCTGCCTCCCAACCAACCCACAATGACGCTGATTTTGATCATCCATCAATTCCGTTTGCTCTAGTCGTCAACGTCCCTCTGGTGACCATGACTCCGGAGAATGGGTCAACAGAGGTCTGGCTTGGAACTCACGACGGTACTACTCTTGCCGATCAAGAGGGCGAACACGGTGACCGTGCCAGTGGAAGAATCAAGAAGCATCTGCTCGACGCTCGCAGGGAGGTCAGACCACCAACGCAGCCAGTAGTCAAGAAAGGGAGTATCATCATCCGCGACTTGAGACTCTGGCACGGAGGCAAGCCCAATCTTACACAAACCCCAAGAGTGATGCTCGCAATGA TACACTTTGCGCCCTGGTACCGTAATCAGATGCAAGTAGAGTTTGcggaagagctggaagaggaACTTTCGCTCGAGAAGACAGGACTGCGGGTTGCCGGCACATACGTTCCAAGTGAGCAGTTGCTGAAAAACTACTTGAATCGGCCTTATGGCAACGCGTATGACTTCAACCAGACGGAGAAGATCGAAGGTGTTTTCTAA
- a CDS encoding GrxC, Glutaredoxin, whose product MPSQRRMRFFTILIVTIIVVLFYMSRAAKETQTSDFYTKTQQALQEKEYAQAAKQRNADSIGSRLKAAEVEAKKATKDKDTYHRVAVEGPDSKSVAGRVKVDGERVPGVAQQGGRPRDQAAIKEHETPEEHEVEMELNAILKKSPVIVFSKSYCPHSKKAKHILLEKYTIKPEPYVVELDTNPIGQQLQAFLHKSTGRRTVPNILVMGKSIGGGDEIEELDQTDTLVSTFKEMGGSRITQVDHRGARPEMRRKSKA is encoded by the exons ATGCCGTCGCAACGTCGCATGAGGTTCTTTACAATCCTCATTGTCACCATAATTGTCGTTTTATTCTACATGTCCAGAGCAGCCAAGGAAACACAAACATCAGACTTTTACACAAAGACCCAACAAGCCTTACAGGAGAAGGAATATGCTCAAGCCGCGAAACAACGCAATGCAGACAGCATTGGATCGCGACTGAAAGCCGCCGAGGTGGAAGCCAAAAAGGCCACCAAAGACAAGGACACATACCACAGGGTCGCGGTCGAGGGACCAGATTCCAAGAGCGTCGCAGGCAGAGTCAAGGTGGATGGCGAGAGAGTCCCCGGCGTCGCACAGCAAGGCGGTCGACCACGCGACCAGGCGGCCATAAAGGAGCACGAGACGCCTGAAGAACACGAGGTCGAGATGGAATTGAATGCCATCTTGAAGAAGAGTCCTG TCATTGTGTTTTCAAAGTCCTACTGCCCACACTCGAAGAAGGCGAAGCACATTCTGCTCGAAAAGTATACCATCAAGCCCGAGCCCTACGTCGTTGAGCTCGACACCAATCCAATCGGCCAGCAACTACAGGCCTTCCTACACAAGTCGACCGGTCGACGTACCGTCCCCAACATCCTAGTCATGGGCAAGAGCATCGGAGGCGGCGATGAGATCGAGGAACTAGATCAAACTGACACGCTTGTATCAACGTTCAAGGAAATGGGCGGTAGTCGCATTACACAAGTCGACCATCGGGGCGCCCGCCCAGAGATGCGGCGAAAGAGCAAGGCGTAG
- a CDS encoding Trichoplein multi-domain protein, which produces MCQYWKKMHTCNHQSDRPYIEMCRPGFLSNTVCPDIGEDDKLRPSHFPCYPCIKLEARAETEAQARLDEDAIAKAYEARERAVKEKQAAELRAKEERVRREARDKAAKEREAEQRAKREKEEQERKARKEGGTWVETSGNKKPKGRKSGSVVGLSLAAPNTPTSIMVTAPKNTKENSGGAAAAGYGGERMSPKNSRVDPGGRAGTWGPKKILSRQENGVGVGVGVGTKK; this is translated from the coding sequence ATGTGTCAGTACTGGAAGAAGATGCATACGTGCAACCACCAGTCGGACCGCCCCTACATTGAGATGTGCCGTCCTGGCTTCCTCTCCAACACCGTCTGCCCCGACATTGGCGAAGATGACAAACTCCGCCCATCGCACTTTCCTTGCTATCCGTGCATTAAACTCGAAGCACGCGCTGAGACCGAAGCCCAAGCCCGTCTTGATGAGGATGCTATCGCCAAAGCCTACGAAGCTCGCGAGCGCGCTGTCAAGGAGAAACAAGCTGCCGAATTGAGGGCCAAAGAGGAGCGAGTTCGCCGCGAGGCTCGTGACAAGGCAGCCAAAGAGCGAGAGGCGGAGCAGCGCGCCAAGCGTGAGAAAGAAGAGCAGGAGCGCAAAGCCAGGAAGGAGGGTGGTACGTGGGTTGAGACTTCGGGAAACAAGAAGCCAAAAGGCAGGAAGAGTGGCAGTGTTGTTGGGCTTTCACTTGCTGCGCCGAACACGCCTACATCCATCATGGTCACCGCGCCCAAGAATACCAAAGAGAACAGCGGCggcgccgccgccgccggATATGGTGGTGAGAGGATGAGCCCCAAGAACAGTCGCGTGGATCCTGGTGGTAGAGCTGGTACCTGGGGCCCTAAGAAGATTCTGAGCAGACAGGAGAACGGCGTCGGCGTCGGTGTCGGCGTAGGTACGAAGAAATGA
- a CDS encoding UPF0104 domain containing protein, which translates to MTATGKDSVSGIDSAAAPNAEIVTLSTWMLAAAFLGIAFYLCAELNVRLLIRATRYSLYFWSCFLCSWGIIVHGIVILLSDLEIWASYYSIIFIEFSWFTFVVCQSLVLYSRLNLVLLTPRIANYVLWMIIVNAVLFGLTTVVLGLVARHSRFSTQLTHTNITWDKIQLAAFTTQETIIGVLYIRVTASHLKDMTLLGSCRNTTRRNLRNLIAVNVFIIMLDATVMVLCYTGFFFLQGFYKAAVYAIKLRTEFTILNQLRLSLPGATGERSSDVMSGHACRDGRCMLRRGTISAHDWRETDVEMNGIRVQRDIAVKSSRDGHTVRIVPGVGEGF; encoded by the exons ATGACCGCTACCGGCAAAGACAGCGTTTCGGGAATCGACTCGGCAGCCGCACCCAACGCCGAAATAGTCACCCTATCAACATGGATGCTCGCAGCAGCCTTTTTGGGAATCGCTTTCTACCTCTGCGCCGAGCTCAACGTGCGTCTACTCATCAGAGCCACGCGGTACAGTCTGTACTTTTGGAGCTGCTTCCTCTGTAGCTGGGGCATCATCGTCCACGGCATCGTCATCTTGTTGTCTGACCTGGAAATATGGGCATCCTATTACTCTATCATCTTCATCGAATTCTCATGGTTCACTTTCGTTGTATGCCAGTCTCTCGTCCTGTACTCGCGCCTCAACCTCGTCTTGCTCACCCCGCGTATCGCAAACTATGTGCTATGGATGATCATCGTCAACGCTGTTTTATTTGGGCTTACAACTGTTGTCTTGGGTTTGGTCGCC CGCCATTCCCGCTTCTCCACTCAACTCACCCACACCAATATAACGTGGGATAAGATTCAACTTGCTGCTTTCACTACACAGGAAACTATCATCGGCGTCCTCTACATCCGCGTCACTGCCTCACACCTCAAGGACATGACTCTCCTCGGCTCTTGCCGCAACACCACCCGTCGCAATTTGCGCAATCTCATCGCCGTAAACGTCTTCATCATTATGCTCGATGCAACCGTCATGGTGCTGTGCTACACGGGTTTCTTCTTCCTGCAGGGCTTCTACAAAGCGGCTGTCTATGCAATCAAGCTCCGCACTGAATTCACCATTCTCAACCAGCTGAGGTTGTCGTTGCCAGGAGCCACAGGTGAGAGATCCTCGGATGTCATGTCTGGACACGCTTGTCGCGACGGGAGGTGCATGTTGAGGCGAGGAACAATAAGCGCGCATGATTGGAGGGAGACCGATGTAGAAATGAATGGGATCCGGGTGCAGAGGGATATTGCAGTCAAGTCGAGTAGAGATGGACATACGGTTAGGATAGTACCGGGGGTTGGCGAGGGGTTCTAA
- a CDS encoding Complex1-LYR-1 domain containing protein, whose protein sequence is MSQEAIVHAYRHVYRHSLRAVQFSKPARYTLRNRIRLAFRRGSATDFEPQKVQNTIEFLQYATKENGLEHKIVKNLLFVWWVQETGGRTKNYQSRTMTRDELEIKTTAYDTFNHNIRMLNESMGICLPSMTLRDPN, encoded by the exons ATGTCTCAAGAAGCAATCGTACACGCTTACAGGCACGTATATCGTCACAGTCTGCGGGCAGTTCAATTCTCGAAACCGGCTCGGTATACATTGCGTAACCGCATCCGTCTGGCCTTTCGGAGAGGCTCTGCTACCGACTTTGAGCCTCAAAAGGTGCAGAACACGATTGAGTTTCTCCAATATGCTACCAAGGAGAATGGACTGGAACACAAGATCGTGAAAAATCTCCTGTTCGTCTGGTGGGTACAGGAAACTGGAGGCCGCACAAAAAATTATCAATCAAGGACCAT GACTCGCGATGAGCTCGAGATCAAGACGACCGCATACGATACCTTTAACCACAACATCCGTATGCTCAATGAAAGCATGGGAATATGCCTGCCTTCCATGACACTTCGCGATCCAAACTAA
- a CDS encoding coiled-coil domain-containing protein 25 encodes MVYYFSSNTVSPSAFIYVGKDKVENEELIKYGWDEDVWFHVDNLSSAHIYVRLPEGEDWEKMTKELLVDCAQLTKANSIEGNKKDNITIVYTPWSNLKKDGSMAVGQVGFKDQRKVKRIHVEQRENAIVNRLNKTKVEKFPDLREEREARRAELRKRDQSALQAKRKEEARVAKERKELAWRRDHAYDDVMTEENLEANSNENRDENFLEDFM; translated from the exons ATGGTGTACTACTTCTCCTCCAATACGGTGTCACCGTCAGCCTTCATATATGTCGGCAAAGACAAGGTTGAAA ACGAAGAGCTCATCAAATACGGCTGGGACGAGGATGTCTGGTTCCACGTCGACAATCTGTCCTCGGCTCATATCTACGTACGCCTCCCTGAAGGCGAGGATTGGGAAAAAATGACAAAAGAGCTACTAGTCGACTGCGCGCAGTTGACCAAGGCGAACAGTATCGAGGGAAACAAAAAAGACAACATCACGATTGTTTACACACCGTGGAGTAACTTGAAGAAAGATGGCAGCATGGCTGTAGGACAAGTCGGGTTCAAGGATCAGCGCAAG GTCAAGCGCATACATGTGGAACAGCGGGAGAATGCTATTGTAAATCGTCTCAACAAGACCAAAGTGGAGAAGTTTCCTGATCTGAGAGAAGAGCGGGAGGCGAGGCGGGCGGAGTTGAGGAAGAGAGATCAGAGTGCTTTACAGGCAAAG AGGAAAGAAGAAGCGCGCGTTGCCAAGGAACGCAAGGAGCTCGCATGGCGAAGAGACCATGCTTATGACGATGTTATGACTGAGGAGAACCTGGAGGCGAACAGCAACGAGAACCGCGACGAGAACTTCCTCGAAGACTTCATGTAA
- a CDS encoding mitotic-spindle organizing protein 1 has product MPAAEQTSADARRKAAREVIDILHEIATLLNTHLDRQQLSYCVSLIENGANPEALAKVILQLREEYPASSVDGDAEAGAAAR; this is encoded by the exons ATGCCGGCCGCCGAACAAACGTCTGCTGATGCCCGCCGAAAGGCCGCTCGGGAGGTCATCGACATTCTCCATGAAATAGCAACACTGCTG AACACGCATCTTGATCGCCAACAACTCTCCTACTGCGTATCACTGATTGAGAACGGCGCAAATCCAGAGGCTTTAGCG AAAGTCATACTGCAGCTGCGCGAGGAATATCCCGCAAGTTCCGTTGATGGAGATGCAGAGGCAGGTGCAGCCGCGCGCTGA
- a CDS encoding acetyltransferase gives MSSNAPIAPAKIPADELPQLSTYTAESQEDRVEGLRLVADSVAQQRQVASKVMMFHPVSLAAYVVTIAIAAQYMIRWYEDRLMLATTLGGITMTFLIFIRWMTGGYIGMAEDIDMEWLGDDRLIVVKWGEDVIGSLVLGWADNDAAKKRGRRRRGKAVVRAWTVKLKYRGKGVGEGLLEEAVKVAGERGADGILFDADHANSKRVLPSIFNGFLNKQDAKAEKALQKVADAKGNFRQRQSSPTWGSR, from the exons ATGTCCTCAAACGCACCAATCGCGCCGGCCAAGATTCCTGCCGATGAGCTACCTCAACTGTCCACGTACACGGCCGAGTCGCAAGAAGACCGCGTCGAAGGTCTGCGCCTGGTTGCAGATTCGGTAGCACAACAACGCCAGGTCGCAAGCAAGGTGATGATGTTCCATCCCGTCTCACTAGCCGCCTATGTTGTCACTATCGCCATTGCAGCGCAGTACATGATCCGCTGGTACGAAGACAGGCTGATGCTTGCGACGACCCTTGGGGGTATCACCATGACGTTTCTGATTTTCATTCGGTGGATGACAGGTGGTTACATTGGCATGGCGGAAGACATCGACATGGAGTGGCTGGGTGATGACAGGCTTATTGTTGTGAAGTGGGGCGAAGACGTCATCGGCTCGTTGGTTCTAGGCTGGGCAGACAATGATGCAGCGAAGAAGCGCGgccgaagaagaaggggCAAAGCCGTCGTAAGGGCTTGGACTGTCAAATTGAAGTATCGCGGCAAGGGCGTTGGCGAAGGTCTGTTGGAAGAGGCTGTCAAGGTTGCGGGTGAAAGGGGTGCAGACGGCATTCTCTTCGATGCCGACCATGCCA ACTCTAAGCGTGTCCTCCCCTCCATCTTCAACGGTTTCCTCAACAAGCAAGACGCAAAAGCCGAAAAGGCCCTCCAGAAAGTTGCTGACGCAAAAGGCAACTTCCGCCAGCGTCAAAGCTCACCCACCTGGGGTAGCAGATAG
- a CDS encoding SPS1, Serine-threonine protein kinase — protein sequence MTSSPQPQSVRFSDVHQEIEPEQAVQDVAELTGTTSVPHDGPLSPQAEEDLRNLSSTLQKSRMQAKRMENFSYEPVSLPPSRAPSPNPASRTTSVHSGHRSSIASSPASAMHSPPLTPAGTSSRDEKTGAEGHRKHSSDPAMITPQVSPPHEPPPPSMNASVQGPNESQLSLPVPASPRIVAHSPRPSSDLSGAVQSAPKRGSAMAMGHASDSNPASRDASPARSGGERTSGTSTPAPGSRPYTPQGEREDTYTRSKRAAQARNLDSLEARFVYGGRDGRNSAASSTYQLPRSRGTESDTETNKRSSIFGKMSIKGHSDAEDSKSQNSKHGSMSELKRVPFADDHGLQSKYGKFGKVLGSGAGGSVRLMKRSSDGTTFAVKQFRNRHSYESEKDYNKKVTAEFCIGSTLHHGNIIETMDLVNEKGNYYVVMEYAPYDLFAIVMTGKMSREEVTCCTLQILNGVTYLHSMGLAHRDLKLDNVVVNEHGIMKIIDFGSAAVFKYPFEDEIVLASGIVGSDPYLAPEVYDLAKYDPQPTDIWSLAIMFCCMTLRRFPWKAPRISDNSYKLFVSPPNDGPRSITGPARSATDVPSTASDDRRQSGITSEPASRHPSEHAVDHRASTSSTTSQQPPQVIKGPWRLLRLLPRESRHIIGRMLEVDPKKRATLDEILEDKWVTNSAVCTQEEGGRVVRCDNHEHTLEPGAGVSSAANTQQKK from the exons ATGACGTCTTCACCTCAGCCGCAATCTGTGCGCTTCAGCGACGTCCACCAGGAAATTGAGCCAGAGCAGGCTGTTCAAGATGTCGCTGAACTTACAGGCACCACCAGTGTGCCCCACGATGGTCCATTGAGCCCCCAGGCAGAGGAAGACTTGCGCAATCTGTCTTCGACGCTCCAGAAATCCCGCATGCAGGCAAAGCGCATGGAGAACTTTTCCTACGAACCCGTCTCACTTCCACCATCGCGA GCACCTTCACCCAATCCAGCCTCACGAACTACTTCAGTGCATTCAGGACATCGCTCTTCCATCGCCTCATCGCCTGCCTCCGCAATGCACTCTCCACCACTAACGCCCGCAGGCACTTCTTCCCGGGACGAGAAGACTGGCGCTGAGGGACACAGGAAGCATTCAAGCGACCCCGCCATGATCACTCCGCAAGTTTCACCACCACACGAACCGCCGCCACCATCAATGAATGCCTCTGTCCAAGGTCCAAATGAGAGCCAGTTGTCCCTACCAGTGCCTGCATCTCCAAGAATAGTAGCGCATTCTCCTCGTCCATCATCAGACTTATCCGGCGCCGTTCAGTCCGCCCCAAAACGCGGCTCAGCAATGGCAATGGGCCACGCCAGTGACTCAAACCCGGCCTCCCGAGATGCCAGTCCGGCTAGATCCGGTGGGGAGCGCACATCAGGCACATCAACCCCAGCTCCCGGTAGCCGCCCGTACACTCCCCAGGGAGAACGGGAAGATACATATACTCGTTCCAAACGTGCAGCACAAGCAAGGAACCTAGACTCACTCGAAGCTCGATTTGTGTACGGCGGGCGCGATGGGCGCAACTCGGCAGCATCCTCAACATACCAACTACCCCGCTCTAGGGGCACTGAGTCCGACACAGAGACAAACAAAAGATCTAGCATTTTCGGAAAGATGTCTATCAAAGGCCACTCCGACGCAGAGGACTCTAAATCGCAAAACAGCAAACATGGATCAATGTCTGAGCTGAAGCG CGTACCTTTCGCAGACGACCACGGCCTCCAAAGCAAGTATGGCAAGTTCGGAAAAGTCTTGGGCTCGGGCGCAGGTGGATCTGTCCGGCTTATGAAGCGGAGTAGCGATGGAACGACGTTCGCTGTAAAACAATTCCGAAACAGGCATTCATACGAGTCGGAGAAGGATTACAACAAAAAGGTTACCGCAGAGTTCTGTATAGGCTCAACACTACATCATGGAAACATCATTGAGACCATGGATCTTGTAAACGAAAAGGGCAACTACTACGTTGTAATGGAGTATGCGCCTTACGATCTTTTCGCAATAGTCATGACGGGTAAGATGAGTCGAGAGGAGGTTACCTGCTGCACCTTGCAGATATTGAACGGAGTTACATACCTGCACAGTATGGGCTTGGCACATCGAGACCTGAAGCTTGACAATGTCGTTGTCAATGAGCATGGTATTATGAAGATCATCGACTTTGGCAGTGCTGCTGTCTTCAAATACCCATTTGAAGACGAAATCGTCCTTGCCAGTG GTATCGTCGGCTCAGATCCATATCTCGCCCCGGAAGTATATGATCTTGCCAAGTACGATCCTCAACCAACCGACATATGGTCTCTTGCAATCATGTTTTGCTGTATGACACTACGTCGATTTCCCTGGAAGGCACCGCGCATCTCCGATAACTCGTATAAGCTCTTCGTGTCTCCCCCCAACGACGGGCCCAGGTCGATTACCGGCCCTGCAAGGTCGGCGACTGACGTCCCGAGTACTGCAAGCGATGACCGTCGCCAGTCTGGAATTACCTCTGAGCCAGCGTCTCGCCACCCCTCGGAACATGCTGTTGATCATCGCGCATCAACATCATCGACCACTTCGCAACAACCGCCTCAGGTCATCAAAGGGCCTTGGCGCCTTCTGCGTCTGTTGCCGAGAGAGAGTAGGCACATTATAGGCAGAATGCTAGAAGTCGACCCCAAGAAGCGCGCCACCCTTGACGAGATCCTCGAAGATAAATGGGTCACTAATAGTGCAGTGTGCACACAGGAAGAGGGTGGTAGAGTGGTTCGATGTGACAATCATGAACATACCCTAGAGCCTGGTGCAGGTGTCTCTTCGGCAGCGAACACACAGCAGAAGAAGTAA